A genome region from Geminicoccus roseus DSM 18922 includes the following:
- a CDS encoding mannose-1-phosphate guanylyltransferase/mannose-6-phosphate isomerase has product MAEPVIVPVVLAGGSGTRLWPISRSSYPKHLVEILSDESLLQATIRRALAVASPEHVLTVGAAAQAFLIGRQLGEIDPVLKSGLVLEPSGRNTAAAIALAALIAVERGQGEAVLWVCPSDHLISDGRVLTGAVRAGALAAARGELVTFGIRPSRPETGYGYIRLGSADPELPSVLKVERFVEKPPREEAEAMLRQGGHVWNSGMFLFRADRLLAELGRFEPELVAAAEQAFRAGEREPAIVPAAAEWATVRSVPIDKAVMERSDRVVCVPCDPHWSDVGSWQAIWELMDQDAEGNAKAGDVLVCDAHNNLVRSERRLVALAGVSDLVVVETADAVLVADRQQSEQVKNLVGLLAAAGRREASLHASEVRPWGRLTALAGGTGFRVRELTVDPGARLSRQRHPERAEHWVIVAGQALVELGEEVRQLGPGAVVTVPAGMVHRLSNPNGGLLRLIEVALGSDLDDARTERLDPPEGGRA; this is encoded by the coding sequence ATGGCCGAACCTGTCATCGTCCCCGTCGTTCTGGCGGGTGGGTCCGGAACGCGCCTATGGCCGATCAGCCGCAGCTCCTACCCCAAGCATCTGGTCGAGATCCTGAGCGACGAATCGCTCCTGCAGGCCACCATCCGCCGGGCTCTGGCGGTGGCGTCGCCGGAGCACGTGCTCACCGTCGGCGCCGCCGCCCAGGCCTTCCTGATCGGCCGCCAGCTGGGCGAGATCGACCCGGTCCTCAAGAGCGGCCTGGTCCTGGAGCCGTCCGGGCGCAACACCGCGGCGGCGATCGCCCTGGCGGCGCTGATCGCGGTGGAGCGCGGCCAGGGCGAGGCGGTCTTGTGGGTGTGCCCGTCCGACCATCTGATCAGCGACGGCCGGGTGCTGACCGGCGCGGTGCGCGCCGGCGCCCTGGCGGCGGCCCGCGGCGAGCTGGTGACCTTCGGCATCCGCCCGTCCCGCCCGGAGACCGGCTACGGCTATATCCGCCTGGGCAGCGCCGACCCGGAGCTGCCCTCGGTGCTCAAGGTCGAGCGGTTCGTGGAGAAGCCGCCGCGCGAGGAGGCCGAGGCCATGCTGCGCCAGGGCGGCCATGTCTGGAATTCCGGCATGTTCCTGTTCCGGGCCGACCGGCTGCTGGCCGAGCTCGGCCGGTTCGAGCCGGAGCTGGTGGCGGCGGCGGAGCAGGCGTTCCGGGCGGGCGAGCGGGAGCCGGCGATCGTGCCGGCGGCGGCAGAATGGGCGACGGTGCGCTCGGTGCCGATCGACAAGGCGGTCATGGAGCGCTCCGACCGGGTGGTCTGCGTGCCCTGCGACCCGCACTGGTCGGACGTGGGCTCCTGGCAGGCGATCTGGGAACTGATGGACCAGGACGCCGAGGGCAACGCCAAGGCCGGCGACGTGCTGGTCTGCGACGCGCACAACAACCTGGTCCGCTCCGAGCGCCGGCTGGTGGCGCTGGCCGGGGTGTCCGACCTGGTGGTGGTCGAAACCGCCGACGCGGTGCTGGTCGCCGACCGGCAGCAGTCCGAGCAGGTCAAGAACCTGGTGGGGCTCCTGGCCGCCGCCGGCCGGCGCGAGGCGTCGCTGCACGCCAGCGAGGTGCGCCCCTGGGGCCGGCTCACCGCGCTGGCCGGCGGGACGGGCTTCCGGGTGCGCGAGCTGACCGTGGATCCCGGCGCGCGCCTGTCCCGGCAGCGCCATCCCGAGCGGGCCGAGCACTGGGTGATCGTGGCCGGCCAGGCGCTGGTCGAGCTTGGCGAGGAGGTCCGCCAGCTGGGACCGGGGGCGGTGGTCACCGTGCCGGCCGGGATGGTGCACCGCCTGTCCAACCCGAACGGCGGCCTGCTGCGCCTGATCGAGGTGGCGCTGGGAAGCGACCTGGACGATGCCCGCACCGAGCGGCTCGACCCGCCCGAAGGCGGCCGCGCCTGA
- a CDS encoding NUDIX domain-containing protein — protein sequence MTMDLPNLARRIAYRLGYPLARAWWWARRPAAEGVAVAVLAENKVLVVRQSFRAGLGLVGGGRAPGEDPRLAAARELAEEVELVVAAEQLRPAGRIGLVHEHRSLQVDLFELALPSRPVVTPDGAEVIAAAWMSPDHLLGRADLHPVLTSWLQARGR from the coding sequence ATGACGATGGACCTGCCCAACCTTGCGCGCCGGATCGCCTACCGCCTGGGCTATCCCCTGGCCCGGGCCTGGTGGTGGGCCAGGCGACCGGCCGCGGAGGGGGTGGCCGTGGCGGTGCTGGCCGAGAACAAGGTGCTGGTGGTGCGCCAGTCGTTCCGGGCCGGTCTGGGCCTGGTCGGCGGCGGGCGGGCGCCCGGCGAGGATCCGCGCCTGGCCGCCGCCCGCGAGCTGGCCGAGGAGGTCGAGCTGGTGGTGGCGGCGGAGCAGCTGCGCCCGGCCGGGCGCATCGGCCTCGTCCACGAGCATCGCAGCCTGCAGGTCGATTTGTTCGAGCTGGCGCTGCCGAGCCGGCCGGTGGTCACCCCTGACGGGGCCGAGGTGATCGCCGCGGCCTGGATGAGCCCGGACCATCTGCTCGGCCGGGCAGACCTCCACCCGGTGCTGACCTCCTGGCTGCAGGCCCGCGGACGCTGA
- a CDS encoding nucleotide-binding protein — translation MSAADRIFALASGKGGIGRTFLAVGIAQALAQAGQSVLLVDADLTAANVDLHLGLTKGADLGDVVAGRALLQDTLVQDPRSGVTVVPGRSGSGLVGTPGSAVLDRLSCGLQDLARSFDVTILDLGGGLEGSVRRLATLAGRALVVTADEPSALADAYAFIKVTRDLTAHEIIVNLAENEEQGQATYATLRRVCVHFLAREPRLLGVVHRDPRVSEALKCQTPLLSRHPTSKVAADIVRLARRLAVRPEPQAPAMPAAPSA, via the coding sequence ATGAGCGCTGCCGACCGGATCTTCGCCCTGGCCTCGGGCAAGGGCGGCATCGGCCGCACCTTCCTCGCGGTGGGGATCGCCCAGGCCCTGGCCCAGGCCGGCCAGTCGGTGCTGCTGGTCGACGCCGACCTGACCGCGGCCAATGTCGACCTGCATCTGGGCCTGACCAAGGGCGCCGACCTGGGCGACGTGGTGGCGGGGCGCGCGCTCCTGCAGGACACGCTGGTGCAGGACCCGCGCAGCGGCGTCACCGTGGTGCCCGGGCGCTCGGGCAGCGGCCTGGTCGGCACGCCCGGCAGCGCCGTGCTGGACCGGCTGTCCTGCGGGCTCCAGGACCTGGCCAGGAGCTTCGACGTCACCATCCTGGACCTGGGCGGCGGGCTGGAAGGCTCGGTGCGGCGCCTGGCGACCCTGGCGGGCCGGGCGCTGGTGGTGACTGCGGACGAGCCCTCGGCCCTGGCCGACGCCTATGCCTTCATCAAGGTCACCCGCGACCTGACCGCGCACGAGATCATCGTCAATCTGGCCGAGAACGAGGAACAGGGGCAGGCCACCTATGCCACGCTGCGCCGCGTCTGCGTCCATTTCCTGGCCCGGGAGCCGCGGCTCCTGGGCGTCGTCCACCGCGATCCGAGGGTATCCGAGGCGCTGAAATGCCAGACCCCGCTTCTGTCCCGCCATCCCACCAGCAAGGTCGCGGCCGACATCGTTCGGCTGGCGCGCCGCCTGGCGGTCCGCCCGGAGCCGCAGGCACCGGCCATGCCCGCCGCGCCTTCGGCCTGA
- the flhA gene encoding flagellar biosynthesis protein FlhA, protein MALGQIGTDLLGGVRRSGASSEVLMALGILAILAVLVVPLPPVLLDLMLAFSVSLSVLILVTALFIEKPLDFNAFPTVLLIATMLRLALNLASTRLILGNGHEGAGAAGHIIQAFGQFLMQGNFVIGMIVFAILVIVNFVVITKGSGRIAEVGARFSLDAMPGKQMAIDADLSAGLIDEQTARRRRKELEEESSFFGAMDGAAKFVRGDAVAGLLITAINLVGGLIIGTAQMGMGIGDAARTFTLLTIGDGLVSQVPALIISVAAGLLVSKAGVDGRTDTALIRQLGAYPRALGVTAAISLILAALPGLPTMVFLLIGAASGYAGWQASKRAARPTQVEAPPPAPGEEPIASVLVMDPIRLELGYGLLGLIGENAQPRLTDQIRALRRQLALELGFVLPSVRIQDNIQLPANSYTLKIKEMEAGRGDIRASMLLVMDPQGRPINLPGELTTEPTFGLQAAWISPALREEASLRGMTVVDPATVVTTHLTELVKDNLADLLTYAETQKLLGDLPPEWQKLVQDLVPARISMGGIHRVLQGLLAERISIRDLPTVLEAIGEALVHTQNTVVIVEHVRSRLARQISTMFTGEGGYIPVVTLSASWEQALGEALVGQGEERQLAIAPDRLQQFVRGVRETFEALALRGELPVLVTTPSLRPYVRSLIERFRPSTGVLSQNEIHPKARIKTMGQV, encoded by the coding sequence CTGGCCCTCGGCCAGATCGGCACCGACCTTCTGGGCGGGGTGCGCCGCTCGGGCGCCAGCAGCGAAGTGCTGATGGCGCTGGGCATCCTGGCGATCCTGGCGGTGCTGGTGGTGCCGCTGCCGCCGGTCCTGCTCGACCTGATGCTGGCCTTCTCGGTGAGCCTGTCGGTTCTGATCCTGGTGACCGCGCTGTTCATCGAGAAGCCGCTCGACTTCAACGCGTTTCCGACCGTGCTGCTGATCGCGACCATGCTGCGCCTGGCCCTGAACCTGGCCAGCACCAGGCTGATCCTGGGCAACGGCCACGAGGGCGCCGGTGCCGCCGGCCACATCATCCAGGCCTTCGGCCAGTTCCTGATGCAGGGCAATTTCGTGATCGGCATGATCGTGTTCGCGATCCTGGTGATCGTGAACTTCGTGGTGATCACCAAGGGCTCCGGCCGGATCGCCGAGGTCGGCGCCCGCTTCTCGCTGGACGCGATGCCCGGCAAGCAGATGGCGATCGACGCCGACCTGTCGGCCGGGCTGATCGACGAGCAGACCGCGCGGCGCCGCCGCAAGGAGCTGGAGGAGGAGAGTTCGTTCTTCGGCGCCATGGACGGTGCCGCCAAGTTCGTGCGCGGCGACGCCGTGGCCGGGCTGCTGATCACCGCGATCAACCTGGTCGGCGGGCTGATCATCGGCACCGCCCAGATGGGCATGGGGATCGGCGACGCGGCGCGGACCTTCACCCTGCTCACCATCGGCGACGGGCTGGTCTCCCAGGTGCCGGCCCTGATCATCTCGGTGGCGGCCGGCCTGCTGGTCTCCAAGGCCGGGGTGGACGGCCGCACCGACACCGCCTTGATCCGCCAGCTGGGCGCCTATCCCCGCGCGCTCGGCGTGACCGCGGCGATCAGCCTGATCCTGGCGGCCCTGCCGGGCCTGCCGACCATGGTGTTCCTGCTGATCGGCGCCGCCAGCGGCTATGCCGGCTGGCAGGCCTCGAAGCGCGCCGCCCGCCCCACCCAGGTCGAGGCGCCGCCACCCGCCCCGGGCGAGGAGCCGATCGCCTCGGTGCTGGTGATGGACCCGATCCGGCTGGAGCTGGGCTACGGCCTGCTCGGCCTGATCGGCGAGAACGCCCAGCCGCGCCTGACCGACCAGATCCGGGCCCTGCGCCGCCAGCTGGCCCTGGAGCTCGGCTTCGTCCTGCCCTCGGTGCGCATCCAGGACAACATCCAGCTGCCCGCCAACAGCTACACCCTGAAGATCAAGGAGATGGAGGCCGGCCGCGGCGACATCCGCGCCTCGATGCTGCTGGTGATGGATCCGCAGGGCCGGCCGATCAACCTCCCGGGCGAGCTGACCACCGAGCCGACCTTCGGCCTGCAGGCCGCCTGGATCAGCCCGGCATTGCGGGAGGAGGCGAGCCTGCGCGGCATGACCGTGGTCGACCCGGCCACGGTGGTCACCACCCACCTGACCGAGCTGGTCAAGGACAACCTGGCGGATCTGCTCACCTATGCGGAGACCCAGAAGCTCCTGGGCGACCTGCCGCCGGAATGGCAGAAGCTGGTCCAGGACCTGGTGCCGGCACGGATCTCGATGGGCGGCATCCACCGGGTCCTGCAGGGGCTGCTGGCCGAGCGGATCTCGATCCGCGACCTGCCGACCGTGCTGGAGGCGATCGGCGAGGCGCTGGTCCACACCCAGAACACCGTGGTGATCGTCGAGCATGTCCGCAGCCGCCTCGCCCGCCAGATCAGCACGATGTTCACCGGCGAGGGCGGCTACATCCCGGTGGTCACCCTTTCCGCCAGCTGGGAGCAGGCTCTGGGCGAGGCCCTGGTCGGCCAGGGCGAGGAGCGCCAGCTGGCGATCGCCCCGGACCGGCTGCAGCAGTTCGTGCGCGGCGTGCGCGAGACCTTCGAGGCGCTGGCGCTGCGCGGTGAGCTGCCGGTGCTGGTGACCACGCCGTCGCTGCGCCCCTACGTGCGCTCGCTGATCGAGCGGTTCCGGCCGAGCACGGGCGTGCTCTCCCAGAACGAAATCCATCCTAAGGCCCGGATCAAGACGATGGGGCAGGTGTGA
- a CDS encoding sigma-54-dependent transcriptional regulator: protein MRLLIVGRGSPEVVLAADLAAARGASVRRALDLGAALDGLRQGQGADLLLLDVESDIASAIRRLSAERIHLPVVAYGIRTTPRAAVQAIRAGAREFLPLPPDQELIAAILEDAAAPQSAFIAADPAMLSVLELARRFAPTDASVLITGESGTGKEVMARFIHQNSRRAEGPFISVNCAAIPENLLESELFGHEKGAFTGAAARRIGKFEEANGGTLLLDEISEMDPRLQAKLLRAIQEREIDRLGGSRPVKVDIRLIGTSNRDMEESVRAGQFREDLYFRLNVLRLQLPSLRERPGDIAPLAEWLQRKHARANQLPDRPLSAAALDALRRGRWPGNVRELDNCLHRAVLLASGPEIGVEAILLQADGSAGQAAGPPPLPGLAAGAAGETPAVPALVGRTVAEVERGLIIETLQRSSGNRTRAAVTLGISIRTLRNKLRQYAIEGARIPGLDGAVS from the coding sequence ATGCGTCTTCTGATCGTCGGCAGGGGCAGCCCGGAGGTGGTGCTGGCGGCGGACCTGGCGGCGGCGCGGGGGGCTTCGGTGCGGCGCGCCCTGGACCTGGGCGCCGCCCTGGACGGCCTGCGCCAGGGCCAGGGCGCCGATCTTCTGCTGCTGGATGTCGAGAGCGACATCGCTTCGGCGATCCGACGCCTCTCGGCGGAGCGCATCCACCTGCCGGTGGTCGCCTATGGGATCCGCACCACCCCGCGCGCCGCGGTCCAGGCGATCCGGGCCGGTGCCCGGGAGTTCCTGCCCCTGCCCCCAGACCAGGAGCTGATCGCGGCGATCCTGGAGGACGCCGCCGCCCCCCAGAGCGCGTTCATCGCCGCCGACCCGGCCATGCTCTCGGTCCTGGAGCTGGCGCGCCGGTTCGCGCCCACCGACGCCAGCGTGCTGATCACCGGCGAGAGCGGCACCGGCAAGGAGGTGATGGCGCGCTTCATCCACCAGAACAGCCGTCGGGCCGAGGGGCCGTTCATCTCGGTCAACTGCGCGGCCATTCCGGAAAACCTCCTGGAATCGGAGCTGTTCGGCCACGAGAAGGGCGCCTTCACCGGGGCTGCGGCCAGGCGGATCGGCAAGTTCGAGGAGGCGAACGGCGGCACGCTGCTGCTCGACGAGATCAGCGAGATGGACCCGCGCCTGCAGGCCAAGCTGCTGCGCGCCATCCAGGAGCGCGAGATCGACCGGCTGGGCGGATCCCGCCCGGTCAAGGTCGACATCCGCCTGATCGGCACCAGCAACCGCGACATGGAGGAGAGCGTCCGCGCCGGACAGTTCCGCGAGGACCTTTACTTCCGCCTGAACGTGCTGCGCCTGCAGCTGCCGAGCCTGCGCGAGCGGCCGGGCGACATCGCGCCGCTGGCCGAGTGGCTGCAGCGCAAGCATGCCCGGGCCAACCAGCTGCCCGACCGGCCGCTCAGCGCCGCCGCCCTGGACGCCCTGCGCCGCGGCCGCTGGCCGGGCAATGTCCGCGAGCTCGACAACTGCCTGCACCGCGCCGTCCTCCTGGCCAGCGGCCCGGAGATCGGGGTCGAGGCGATCCTGCTCCAGGCCGACGGCAGCGCCGGGCAGGCGGCCGGACCGCCGCCCCTGCCGGGCCTGGCGGCGGGCGCGGCAGGCGAAACCCCGGCCGTGCCGGCCCTGGTCGGCCGCACCGTCGCCGAGGTCGAGCGCGGCCTGATCATCGAGACCCTGCAGCGTTCCAGCGGCAACCGCACCCGCGCCGCGGTGACGCTCGGCATCTCGATCCGCACCCTGCGCAACAAGCTTCGCCAGTACGCGATCGAGGGCGCCCGGATCCCGGGCCTCGACGGAGCCGTTTCGTGA
- the fliN gene encoding flagellar motor switch protein FliN, whose translation MTQNLNLDQFEPGADEPPAERKAAPGPAGSLGAVYDIPVQLAAVLGKASMPINQLLRLGRGAVVELDRKVGEPIDIFVNNRLVARGEVIVVEDRLGVTMTEIVKGEQ comes from the coding sequence ATGACCCAGAACCTGAACCTCGACCAGTTCGAGCCCGGCGCCGACGAGCCGCCCGCCGAGCGCAAGGCAGCACCGGGCCCGGCCGGCTCGCTCGGGGCCGTCTACGACATCCCCGTCCAGCTCGCTGCGGTGCTGGGCAAGGCTTCGATGCCGATCAACCAGCTCCTGCGCCTGGGCCGCGGTGCGGTGGTCGAGCTCGACCGCAAGGTCGGCGAGCCGATCGACATCTTCGTCAACAACCGGCTGGTCGCCCGCGGCGAGGTGATCGTGGTGGAGGACCGGCTTGGGGTGACGATGACCGAGATCGTCAAGGGCGAGCAGTGA
- a CDS encoding FliH/SctL family protein, with amino-acid sequence MPGLNSFPAAGPRPASFLARPARTRFVFPDLGPAGAAAAQIQATQIQAPAACPPELSFDEAALARAMAAGAAMARIAAKAEQAAALDEALRRAAARLTEEAEALADARRDAGRAAQALALALVMEFAQACLEQLAGPAAAQAMLRAVQPALAGLDAGTEVTLAVAPDLVEPLARLLAGDAPGSELAATSRLGRIVVQARPDLVPGDICLSWPDGWAEWSLDRLRRALAESLAAHAPDPPGLPEPSGAAAPAPEPALAGPVAGEPTPPASDDLPQAPDHLPQE; translated from the coding sequence ATGCCCGGCCTTAATTCCTTCCCCGCCGCCGGGCCGCGTCCCGCCTCGTTCCTGGCCCGTCCGGCCCGAACCCGGTTCGTCTTCCCCGACCTGGGGCCGGCCGGAGCCGCGGCGGCCCAGATCCAGGCCACCCAGATCCAGGCGCCGGCTGCCTGCCCGCCGGAGCTGAGCTTTGACGAGGCGGCGCTCGCCCGGGCCATGGCCGCGGGCGCCGCCATGGCCAGGATCGCCGCCAAGGCGGAGCAGGCGGCGGCGCTGGACGAGGCGCTGCGCCGGGCCGCCGCCCGCCTGACCGAGGAGGCGGAGGCCCTGGCCGACGCACGCCGGGATGCTGGCCGGGCGGCCCAGGCCCTGGCCCTGGCTCTGGTCATGGAGTTCGCCCAGGCCTGCCTGGAGCAACTTGCCGGCCCCGCCGCCGCCCAGGCGATGCTGCGGGCGGTGCAGCCGGCGCTGGCCGGCCTCGACGCCGGCACCGAGGTGACCCTCGCGGTGGCGCCGGACTTGGTGGAGCCCCTCGCCCGGCTCCTGGCCGGCGATGCGCCCGGGTCCGAACTTGCCGCCACGTCGCGCCTTGGCCGCATCGTCGTGCAGGCGCGCCCGGATCTGGTTCCGGGCGACATCTGCCTGTCCTGGCCGGACGGCTGGGCCGAATGGTCGCTGGACCGGCTGCGCCGGGCGCTTGCCGAGAGCCTGGCCGCCCACGCGCCCGATCCGCCCGGCCTGCCCGAACCGTCCGGGGCTGCCGCCCCGGCCCCTGAACCCGCTCTTGCCGGCCCGGTGGCCGGCGAGCCCACGCCGCCCGCCTCCGACGACCTGCCCCAGGCCCCCGACCACCTGCCCCAGGAATGA
- the fliG gene encoding flagellar motor switch protein FliG: MTQQLVPLAAPQLPAAGLDKAAVLMLALEPALSRRLMENLEFDDIRTLSQAMSGLGRTDSAVVEQVLAEFCARADMMDTVVGSLDATERLLASFLAGDRVEAIMEEIRGPAGRTVWEKLANVNEAVLASYLKNEYPQTVAVVLSRIDPAHSARVLANLPAEFGVEVVTRMLRMEVVQNDIVGDVERTLRTEFMSNLAHTNRRDNHEVMAEIFNYLDRSTESRLLASLEESDKEAAERIKTLMFTFEDLVRLDAAGIQTLIRSVGNQRIALALKGASDRLKELILGNMSERAGKALKEDMATMGPVRLRDVEEAQQFLVTTAKELAASGEIVVADNRHDQMVY; the protein is encoded by the coding sequence ATGACCCAGCAGCTCGTCCCCCTCGCCGCCCCCCAGCTGCCGGCGGCCGGCCTCGACAAGGCCGCGGTCCTGATGCTGGCGCTGGAGCCCGCCCTGTCGCGCAGGCTGATGGAGAACCTGGAGTTCGACGACATCCGCACCCTGTCCCAGGCGATGTCCGGCCTCGGCCGCACCGATAGCGCCGTGGTCGAGCAGGTGCTCGCCGAGTTCTGCGCCCGGGCCGACATGATGGACACGGTGGTCGGCAGCCTCGACGCCACCGAGCGCCTGCTCGCCTCCTTCCTGGCCGGCGACCGGGTCGAGGCGATCATGGAGGAGATCCGCGGCCCGGCCGGGCGGACCGTCTGGGAGAAGCTCGCCAACGTCAACGAGGCGGTGCTGGCCTCCTACCTGAAGAACGAATACCCGCAGACCGTGGCGGTGGTCCTGTCCCGGATCGACCCGGCCCATTCCGCCCGGGTGCTGGCCAACCTGCCCGCCGAGTTCGGGGTGGAGGTGGTCACCCGCATGCTGCGCATGGAAGTGGTCCAGAACGACATCGTCGGCGATGTCGAGCGCACGCTGCGGACCGAGTTCATGAGCAACCTGGCCCACACCAACCGCCGCGACAACCACGAGGTGATGGCCGAGATCTTCAACTATCTGGACCGCTCCACCGAGAGCCGCCTGCTCGCCTCCCTGGAGGAGAGCGACAAGGAGGCCGCCGAGCGGATCAAGACGCTGATGTTCACCTTCGAGGACCTGGTCCGCCTGGATGCCGCCGGCATCCAGACCCTGATCCGCAGCGTCGGCAACCAGCGCATCGCCCTGGCGCTGAAGGGGGCCAGCGACCGGCTCAAGGAGCTGATCCTCGGCAACATGTCGGAACGCGCCGGCAAGGCGCTGAAGGAGGACATGGCCACCATGGGGCCGGTCCGCCTGCGCGACGTCGAGGAGGCCCAGCAGTTCCTGGTCACCACCGCCAAGGAACTGGCGGCCTCGGGCGAGATCGTCGTCGCCGACAACCGGCACGACCAGATGGTCTACTGA
- the fliF gene encoding flagellar basal-body MS-ring/collar protein FliF, with protein sequence MDIPTPSPLPKDPLSASDGGLGLPLGRFSAAWQALRELGPGRLLAIGTILLGFMMFFAFVASRALEPGYALLYAELKPEDARQIVDRLQAQGVPFRLNGGGDAILVPQDQIGRLRMDLAAEGMPQGSVVGYEIFDQTGSFGQTDFLSNVNLRRAMEGELARSIATLKPVRTARVHVVQPERSLFRRDEARPTASVVLGLRGGAGLDARQVQAIRNLVAAAVPGLDPTGITIVDDRGNLLARSGEAGEAGMVPGEVEELRSSYEARIKQKVVQLLERSVGIGRVDAEVTVEMNFDQVTTTAETFDPQSQIARSTQTVEEETSRDESEADRAVSVANNLPTAQAPAGAAAGSQERSNRSEETVNFEISRTVRNEVQRPGGIRRLSIAVQVDGIHGQGEDGAASYAERPAEELAELEALAKSAAGFDEARGDVFRIASRRFVEIAPAPEPELGLLEQLGVSGHRLVETGMLALLTLAVLFFGVRPLLGRLLPPPEAAVGLPGAGADLRPLLAGPGSGGGQALLEGPAGAAAAQGGGSDQQGEPVAMLGHGSGGSQSALIQQVVRIVEERPQDAVKVIRAWLGE encoded by the coding sequence ATGGACATACCCACGCCATCGCCGCTGCCCAAGGACCCGCTGTCCGCGTCCGACGGGGGGCTCGGCCTGCCGCTCGGCAGGTTCTCCGCCGCCTGGCAGGCGCTGCGGGAGCTGGGTCCCGGCCGCCTCCTGGCGATCGGCACGATCCTTTTGGGCTTCATGATGTTCTTCGCCTTCGTGGCGAGCCGGGCGCTCGAGCCCGGCTATGCGCTGCTCTATGCGGAGCTCAAGCCCGAGGACGCCCGGCAGATCGTCGACCGGCTGCAGGCCCAGGGCGTCCCGTTCCGGCTGAACGGGGGCGGCGACGCGATCCTGGTGCCGCAGGACCAGATCGGGCGGCTGCGCATGGATCTCGCCGCCGAGGGCATGCCGCAGGGCAGCGTGGTCGGCTACGAGATCTTCGACCAGACCGGCAGCTTCGGCCAGACCGACTTCCTGTCGAACGTCAACCTGCGCCGCGCCATGGAAGGCGAGCTGGCCCGGTCGATCGCCACGCTGAAGCCGGTGCGCACCGCCCGGGTCCATGTCGTGCAGCCCGAGCGCTCCCTGTTCCGCCGCGACGAGGCCCGGCCGACCGCGTCGGTGGTGCTGGGGCTGCGCGGCGGGGCCGGCCTGGACGCGCGGCAGGTCCAGGCGATCCGCAACCTGGTGGCGGCCGCGGTGCCTGGCCTGGATCCCACCGGCATCACCATCGTCGACGACCGCGGCAACCTGCTGGCGCGCTCCGGCGAGGCCGGCGAGGCCGGGATGGTCCCGGGCGAGGTCGAGGAGCTGCGCAGCAGCTACGAGGCCCGGATCAAGCAGAAGGTCGTCCAGCTCCTGGAGCGTTCCGTGGGTATCGGCCGGGTCGATGCCGAGGTGACGGTCGAGATGAATTTCGACCAGGTCACCACCACCGCCGAGACCTTCGACCCGCAGAGCCAGATCGCGCGCAGCACCCAGACCGTCGAGGAGGAGACCAGCCGGGACGAGTCCGAGGCGGACCGGGCGGTGTCGGTGGCGAACAACCTGCCGACCGCGCAGGCGCCGGCCGGCGCTGCCGCCGGCAGCCAGGAGCGCAGCAACCGCAGCGAGGAGACGGTGAACTTCGAGATCTCCCGGACGGTGCGCAACGAGGTGCAGCGTCCGGGCGGGATCCGCCGCCTTTCCATCGCCGTGCAGGTCGACGGCATCCATGGGCAGGGCGAGGACGGCGCCGCCAGCTATGCCGAGCGCCCGGCCGAGGAGCTGGCCGAGCTGGAGGCGCTGGCCAAGAGCGCCGCCGGCTTCGACGAGGCGCGCGGCGACGTGTTCCGCATCGCCAGCCGGCGCTTTGTCGAGATCGCGCCGGCGCCGGAGCCCGAGCTTGGCCTGCTGGAGCAGCTCGGGGTCAGCGGCCACCGCCTGGTCGAGACGGGCATGCTGGCGCTGCTGACCCTGGCCGTCCTGTTCTTCGGGGTCCGCCCGCTGCTCGGCCGCCTGCTGCCGCCGCCGGAGGCCGCCGTCGGGCTGCCCGGTGCCGGCGCCGATCTCCGCCCGCTCCTGGCCGGCCCGGGGTCGGGCGGCGGCCAAGCCCTGCTGGAGGGTCCGGCCGGCGCCGCCGCCGCGCAGGGCGGCGGGTCGGACCAGCAGGGCGAGCCGGTGGCGATGCTCGGCCACGGCAGCGGCGGAAGCCAGAGCGCGCTGATCCAGCAGGTTGTGCGGATCGTCGAGGAACGTCCCCAGGATGCCGTCAAGGTCATCCGGGCATGGCTTGGAGAATGA
- the sciP gene encoding CtrA inhibitor SciP, producing MTGTTIQVAVGPDGSLLRLEDLPPSDLQRWVARRKAEVVTAVQAGLLSLEAACARYNISAEEFEIWQTAIRRHGLGGLRVTRIQAIRRRDQDREAGAPALAGGMPEEARRRTSG from the coding sequence ATGACGGGGACGACGATCCAGGTGGCGGTGGGACCCGATGGCAGCCTGCTGCGCCTGGAGGACCTGCCGCCCAGCGACCTCCAGCGCTGGGTGGCGCGCCGCAAGGCGGAGGTGGTGACTGCGGTCCAGGCGGGCCTTCTGTCGCTAGAGGCGGCCTGCGCGCGCTACAACATCTCGGCCGAGGAGTTCGAGATCTGGCAGACCGCGATCCGCCGGCATGGGCTGGGCGGCCTGCGGGTGACGCGGATCCAGGCGATCCGGCGCCGCGACCAGGACCGGGAGGCCGGCGCACCGGCCCTGGCCGGAGGCATGCCGGAGGAGGCGCGCCGCCGGACCTCCGGATGA